GTGCAAACCCATCATTTCATTGGCTTCGACCAGGCGGTAAAGCGCTTCCGGCGTGTGGCTGGTGGTCTGGTAATCGCTGGCCACGGTCTTGAAGCGGCCGATGGCGGCCAGCGGCTGGTTGTCGTTCAGATACCAGCGGCCGACATCCATTTCCTTGCCGGCAAGCTGATCCTGCACCATGTCGAGCTTGATGCGCGCGTCCTTGGCATATTCGCTGTCCGGATAGCGGCGCACCACATCAGTCAACAGGGCCTTGGCGCTGTCGGTATAGCCCTGGTCGCGGCCGACATCGACGATCTGCTCGAACGCGCAAATCGCCTTCATGTAATAGGCATAGGGGGTCAGTTCGCTGCCCGGATAGAGCTTGATGAACTGGTCGGCGGCGGCGGTCGCCTCGACATATTTATCAGCCTGGTAGTTGGCGTAGATGGTCATCACGATGGCGCGGCGCGACCACTCGGAATAGGGATGCTGGCGCTGGACTTCCTCGAAATAGGTAACGGCGTCGGACCAGCTCTTTTCGTCCAGCTTCTGCATACCGGTCTGGTAGAGCAGTTCCACCGGACGCTCCTCATAGACCAGGTGCTCTTTCGGTCCCTTGCCGGCGCAGGCGGTCAGGCCGGCTACGGAGACACTGGCCAGCAGGATAACTATGGCCGATTTCTTGAGAAGCCCCACAACGCTCACGGAATATCCCTCTTGCTGACGCTTTACGCCATTTGAATCTTATGTGCGAGGATACATCTACACGAGCGCAGCGCGCGCGCCAACCGTAATTAACCAGTCAGCCGACATCCGCCAGAGCCGCGCCGCGGGTGACGATGCGGTAGGCATCCGGACGCGACAATAGGGCACGGACCAAGGCATTATTAAGGCCGTGACCGGCACGGATTCCTTCAAACCTGCCAAGAATGGGCATACCCAGCACATACAGGTCGCCAATGGCATCGAGCGCCTTGTGGCGGACGAATTCGTCGGCGAAGCGCAGGCCGCCTTCATTGAGGATCACGTCGCCATCGATGACGATGGCATTATCCAGCGAACCGCCGCGGGCCAGGCCGGCCTTGCGCAGGGCTTCGACACCTTCGAGGAAGCCGAAGGTGCGCGCCGCCGACAGCTCGTCGCGGAAGGACTGCTCGGTAATGGCGAGATCGACCACCTGATGGCCGATGGGGGTGCCCGGAAAGTCGATTTCAAAACGGACTTCAAACTGGTCGGCCGGCAGCAAAGCCGCGCGCTTGTCGCCTTCGATGACTTCCACCGGCTTAAGGATTTCAATGACCTGCTGCGGCACAGCCTGGCGGCGGAAACCGGCCTGGTCAAGCAGTTGCACGAACGGCAGGGCCGAACCATCCATGATCGGCACTTCCGGACCATCCAGTTCGACAATGACGTTATCGATGCTCAGGGCGGCGAAAGCGGCCATGACGTGTTCGATGGTCGAGACGGACACGCCGGCGGCATTGGTGATGACGGTGCCCAGAGTGGTCTTGGTGACGTTATGGGCCAGGGCCGGAACGCGGTTATCGCGGTCGGTGATATCGGAGCGCACGAAAACGACACCGGCGCCGGCGGGCGCCGAACGCACGACCATACGCACAGGCACGCCCGTATGCACGCCAATACCGGCGATTATGGCCGCATGGGCCAGGGTCTGTTCGTTCTGATCAGGTAACATGACGCTCACCTTCTTGCCGCCCCCGCGTACATAGATCCGGCGCAAAAAAAATGCGGGCGCATTTCTGGCCCGCATTCGATATCTCATTTTTGGCGCCCGTTCACAAACGAACTTCTATTTCCGTTTGTAACGCCTTGCTTAACAAGCTTTTAATTAGCGAGGCGCCTTAAGAAAGAAGGGATTTCCAGATCGTCCTCCGTATCCATCGACGGCTGGACTTCCGAGCGCGTGGCCGGGTTGAGATTCGTCTTCGGCTGGGCCGAAGCCTGACCGGGCACATAGCGGTCGGCCTCGTCCTGGACCGGCGCGGATTGTGCCACCGGTGCGGCCGGGGCACTCTGGCGCTGCGGGAACAGGCCGCGCCAGAAGGATTCGCGGCCTTCTTCCTCGGTGTTCAGGCGCGGCGCGGGCGCTGGCTGGCTGGGACGCGGCGCCGCGGTATGGGCGTAGGGATTTGGCCGCTGGATCTGCGGCGCGACGGCAGGACGCGGTGCGGGAGCCGGTGCAACCGCAGCAGGCGATTCCTCGTCTTCGACCATCGGATCGACGATCCGGCTGATGACGCGCGGCTCCTGTGCCTGGACGGGGGCCTGAACGGGCGCAGCCGCCGGCGTGATGGTCGGCTGGGCGGGACGCTCCTCAAACAGGCTTGAGCGGGCGGCGGGCTGGGCAGCGACAGGCGTCACGGGCGCCGAGGCGACCGGTGCGGGACGTGCTTCCGCCACAGGGGCTGGAACGGGTGCCGGAACCGGAGCAGCAGCAGCCGGCGTTTCGGTGCGCGAACCATAGCCGAGGCCGAAGGTCGGGGCCTGGGTGGTGGTTTTCGGCGTCGAATTGGCGTTGGTCAGCGGGGTTTGCAGGGCCACACCGTCCATGCCGGTGGCAACGACGGACACGCGCAGCTTGCCTTCCAGGTTCGGATCGAAGGCGGCGCCGAAGATGATATTGGCTTCGGGATCGACTTCCGAGGAGATAGCATTGGCCGCCTCGTCAACTTCATGCAGGGTCATGTCGAGACCACCGGTGACGTTCACCAGCACAGCCTTGGCGCCCTTCAGCGAGGTTTCATCGAGCAGCGGGTTCTGGATAGCATTTTGCGCCGCCAGCAGCGCACGGTCTTCGCCGGAGGCTTCGCCGGTGCCCATCATGGCCTTGCCCATATCGGACATGACCGAACGGACGTCAGCGAAATCGAGGTTGATCAGGCCCGGCAGGACCATCAGATCGGTGATCGAGCGGACGCCGGCGTGCAGCACCTGGTCGGCCATGCCGAAGGCTTCGGCAAAGGTGGTGCGCTCGTTGGCGATGCGGAAAAGGTTTTGGTTCGGGATGACGATCAGGGTATCGACATAGCGTTGCAGTTCGGAGATGCCGGCATCAGCCAGGCGCATCCGGTGACGGCCCTCGAAAGTGAAGGGCTTGGTGACCACGCCGACCGTCAGGATGCCGCGCTCGCGGGCGCACTTGGCGATTATCGGGGCCGCGCCCGTGCCGGTGCCGCCGCCCATGCCGGCGGTGATGAACACCATGTGCGCCCCTTCGAGGTGCTCGGTGATCATGTCGGAAGATTCTTCGGCGGCGGTCATGCCGACTTCGGGATGCGCGCCCGCACCCAGCCCCTGCGTAATGCCGACGCCAAGCTGAATGCGCGCTTCCGTGCGCGAAAACTGAAGCTGCTGCGCGTCGGTATTGGCGACGACGAACTCCACACCTTCGAGGCCGGCTTCGATCATGTTGTTAACGGCGTTGCCCCCGGCTCCGCCCACTCCAAACACGACGATACGCGGCTTCAATTCTGTTGCGCGCGGCGCAGAAAGATGAATTGCCATGTTATCCAGTGAACCTTTCATGATCTCTCCCATTCGGTTCTCCGTCCGGGATGAACGAATGAGTTTTCCGATCCCCGATGCCAGGGTCTTATGAGACTACAACTATGCTTAACGAATAGTTACCCGATAACTTGAGTCGGCTAAAAAGGAACCTGTTTTGGTAAGATTTTTTAACCAAAGTTACCGAAGTATGACTTTTTACACAGGCATTGAGTCAGAAAGGAGTCACGCGGGTTGCGTTTTTCGCGCGGAGCGTGAGCATCCCTTTCCAGAGGGTTAACACATCGCTTTGATGGACGGTAAGCGCTTAGTGATTTGCGAACGCCCAGGAAGCGCAAGAACGGACACAATGAACCCTCTCCCGTTTCCGGAAGAGGGTTCATTCAGATAAGCTGTTTGCGCCTGTAAGCCTAAAGATTGCTCTTCAACCAGTCGATGACGCGGGCGATGATATTGCCACTGCCGCCCGTGGGCGCGTCCTTCGGACCGATCTTGGCGGCCATGATTTTCTTCACCGGCACCACGTCGCGCGGGCCGTAGAGCGTGCGCAGGATCACCCCGGCCGTGGCGGCAAAGGAAGGCCCTGCGGCGGCGTCACCCAGATGTGGCACCCGCATCGGGCGGCCCAACCGGCAAGGCCGGTCGAAGACGCGGATGGCCAGTTCGCGGACGCCCGGCAGTTGCGAGGCGCCGCCGGTCAGCACGATACCCGCGCCGGGCTCGATCTGGACGCCGGACGCCTTGATCTTCTCACGCAGCAGCTCGAAAGTTTCCTCGACGCGCGGCGCGATGATGCCTTTCAGGATGGAGCGCGGCACGGTGATCGGTGCGCCGCCGCGGTCATCGCCGCGCGGCGGGGCTTCGACCGTTTCGCGGTCTTCGTGAGCCGAGGCGATAGCCGAGCCATGCAGGGTCTTGATACGCTCGGCACCGGCCAGGGTGGTCGAAAGCCCACGTGCGATATCGGCCGTGACATGGCTGCCACCGACATTCAGGCAATCGACATGCACCAAGGTGCCATTGGCGAAGATGGCCGCGGTCGTGCTGCTGGCGCCCATATCGATGCAGATGCAGCCCAGTTCCTTCTCGTCTTCTTCCAGGGCGGCCACGGCAGCGGCCAGCGGGGCACAGACAATGGCCTGCACTTCGAGGTGGGCAAGGCCGACGCAGGTATTGATATTGTTGAAGACGCTTTCGTCGATGGTAACGACCAGTAGCTCGAGGCCAAGATTGCGCCCGTTCAGGCCGCGCGGATCGCGCACGCCATACTGGTCATCGACGCTCCACGAAACCGGCAGCAGGTGGATGGCGCGGCGGTTGGGGAAGCGGACCTGCGCCAGGGCCGAGGCGATAGCGCGGTTGAGATCCTGGTCGGAGATCGGCTTGAGGCCCAGCGATACCGGGCCGACACCTTGTGCGAGGCTGTCTGCGCACCGGGAATAGTGACGCGCACGCCCTGGATCGACACATTGGCCATGGCTTCGGCGCGCTCCACCGCCTGGGCGATGGCCTGCGAGGCTGCCTCCATGTCGATCACCGAACCGGCGCGGATGCCCTTGGACTGGACATAGCCGACGCCGGCGACGCGGATCGACTGATCGGACTGGCGCGCGCCTTCGGGCCGCATGATGAAGCAGCCGATCTTCGAGGCGCCGAGATCGAGCGAGGCAATCAGCCCCTGCGAGGCGGGCGGACGACCGGCGGCTTCCCCGCCGGTCGCAGGCGCGAGGCGGGCTTTTGCCACCTCGGGATTGATGGCGGCGGCTTTAGCGTTTTGGCGATCTTCAAATCTGGACATGAGTTTTCTACTTGTCAGATCTAGGGGAGGACAACGGCGGCGGGCGGTGTGGCGGGGTGCGCTTCAAGCGGCACCACGACGAGGGAATCGGGATCGAGCAGGTCGATGGAGGCAAAGCCCTGATCCAGCACACGCTGCTGGCTCATCAGGACATCGAGACGCGCCATCGCCTGTTCCTGGTTGAGCGCCGGCAACTTGATGACCGCGCCATTCTTCAGCAGGATATTCCAGCGGCGCG
This sequence is a window from Asticcacaulis sp.. Protein-coding genes within it:
- the lpxC gene encoding UDP-3-O-acyl-N-acetylglucosamine deacetylase, with the translated sequence MLPDQNEQTLAHAAIIAGIGVHTGVPVRMVVRSAPAGAGVVFVRSDITDRDNRVPALAHNVTKTTLGTVITNAAGVSVSTIEHVMAAFAALSIDNVIVELDGPEVPIMDGSALPFVQLLDQAGFRRQAVPQQVIEILKPVEVIEGDKRAALLPADQFEVRFEIDFPGTPIGHQVVDLAITEQSFRDELSAARTFGFLEGVEALRKAGLARGGSLDNAIVIDGDVILNEGGLRFADEFVRHKALDAIGDLYVLGMPILGRFEGIRAGHGLNNALVRALLSRPDAYRIVTRGAALADVG
- a CDS encoding outer membrane protein assembly factor BamD, which translates into the protein MSVVGLLKKSAIVILLASVSVAGLTACAGKGPKEHLVYEERPVELLYQTGMQKLDEKSWSDAVTYFEEVQRQHPYSEWSRRAIVMTIYANYQADKYVEATAAADQFIKLYPGSELTPYAYYMKAICAFEQIVDVGRDQGYTDSAKALLTDVVRRYPDSEYAKDARIKLDMVQDQLAGKEMDVGRWYLNDNQPLAAIGRFKTVASDYQTTSHTPEALYRLVEANEMMGLHDEATRDAAVLGYNYPGDRWYSAAYKLLKEKGATPAVAPDPKGKKGPEAPDLKKKKSWLSFWKFN
- the ftsZ gene encoding cell division protein FtsZ codes for the protein MAIHLSAPRATELKPRIVVFGVGGAGGNAVNNMIEAGLEGVEFVVANTDAQQLQFSRTEARIQLGVGITQGLGAGAHPEVGMTAAEESSDMITEHLEGAHMVFITAGMGGGTGTGAAPIIAKCARERGILTVGVVTKPFTFEGRHRMRLADAGISELQRYVDTLIVIPNQNLFRIANERTTFAEAFGMADQVLHAGVRSITDLMVLPGLINLDFADVRSVMSDMGKAMMGTGEASGEDRALLAAQNAIQNPLLDETSLKGAKAVLVNVTGGLDMTLHEVDEAANAISSEVDPEANIIFGAAFDPNLEGKLRVSVVATGMDGVALQTPLTNANSTPKTTTQAPTFGLGYGSRTETPAAAAPVPAPVPAPVAEARPAPVASAPVTPVAAQPAARSSLFEERPAQPTITPAAAPVQAPVQAQEPRVISRIVDPMVEDEESPAAVAPAPAPRPAVAPQIQRPNPYAHTAAPRPSQPAPAPRLNTEEEGRESFWRGLFPQRQSAPAAPVAQSAPVQDEADRYVPGQASAQPKTNLNPATRSEVQPSMDTEDDLEIPSFLRRLAN